Proteins encoded by one window of uncultured Bacteroides sp.:
- the tnpB gene encoding IS66 family insertion sequence element accessory protein TnpB (TnpB, as the term is used for proteins encoded by IS66 family insertion elements, is considered an accessory protein, since TnpC, encoded by a neighboring gene, is a DDE family transposase.): protein MFSLGDSNRYLLFSEPTDMRKSFHTLSGLVTNIMGTNPHNGDVFIFINKHRNRIKLLHWEPGGMVIYSKMLERGTFALPDLSSVTSSSYIMQWRDLVLLVEGIMEKADSRQNRLMHLRNMQL from the coding sequence ATGTTTAGCCTCGGTGACAGTAACCGTTATCTGTTGTTCAGTGAACCGACGGATATGAGAAAGAGTTTCCATACATTAAGCGGACTTGTGACCAATATCATGGGTACAAATCCCCATAATGGTGATGTTTTTATTTTTATAAACAAGCATCGTAACCGCATCAAACTCCTTCATTGGGAACCAGGAGGTATGGTAATATACAGTAAAATGCTTGAAAGAGGAACCTTTGCACTTCCTGACCTGTCTTCTGTCACCTCTTCATCATATATCATGCAATGGCGTGATCTCGTGCTCTTGGTTGAAGGAATTATGGAAAAGGCAGATAGTCGTCAGAATCGTCTCATGCATCTGAGAAATATGCAGTTATAG